The Bacteroidota bacterium genome includes a region encoding these proteins:
- a CDS encoding SUMF1/EgtB/PvdO family nonheme iron enzyme, whose translation MAQFLGVFLLNYYFLFPIGNNPTGTIAGPGKEFYVDEYEITNLAWREFLFFMEEKDSNNLSKLVPDSASWYKVYSGNYLKPNDFDNYPVVGIDFFQVSLFCEWRSEVVSKRTGKEIIYYLPSKEEFNLAVDFFNKNEFTAKLSDVHIIDKKSKVKGLCSNVSEMTNVEGFAMGANWNSESASCYLQSTYTENSEYVGFRCFAKFVK comes from the coding sequence ATGGCACAATTTCTTGGAGTTTTCCTTCTTAATTATTATTTTTTGTTTCCAATTGGGAATAATCCTACTGGGACTATTGCAGGTCCCGGAAAAGAATTTTATGTAGATGAATATGAAATAACTAATTTAGCTTGGAGAGAATTTTTATTTTTTATGGAAGAAAAAGATTCCAATAATTTAAGTAAGCTAGTACCTGATTCTGCAAGTTGGTATAAAGTTTATTCTGGTAATTATTTAAAACCAAATGATTTTGACAATTACCCAGTTGTAGGGATTGATTTTTTTCAAGTCAGTCTTTTTTGTGAATGGAGAAGTGAAGTTGTAAGCAAACGAACTGGGAAGGAAATTATTTATTATTTGCCTTCTAAAGAGGAGTTTAATTTAGCAGTTGATTTTTTTAATAAAAATGAATTCACTGCAAAACTTTCAGATGTTCATATAATTGATAAAAAAAGTAAGGTGAAAGGCCTTTGTTCAAATGTTTCGGAAATGACCAATGTCGAAGGTTTTGCTATGGGCGCAAATTGGAATAGTGAATCAGCCAGTTGTTATTTACAATCAACTTATACTGAAAATTCTGAATATGTAGGATTTCGATGTTTTGCCAAGTTTGTTAAATAA
- a CDS encoding T9SS type A sorting domain-containing protein, which produces MKRAKFNIQGYSASAVCFLLLHEEAAAEAVYTDIPDTVINYHMELFDIDMNNDGILDFSVLKRSFDFLATTYYSGYVTSHLSVINAGPKIAGNYIAGFTEIWGGSAAGTFTMYFPYALAEGENINDSLSFQEFGLEVVAFRYTTDKGAYSHEGGEWYPEVLDHYLGVYFKDIEGCYHYGWIRCDVKNSGKEITVKDFAYEAKCDVGIAAGDMIGDTTTVGINETNILQATVYSFNTTIYINLNDVINKVEVHIYDLKGKEVYSGTLINQFTEIKLRESKGMYVVELISDEKQHRTDKVNLQ; this is translated from the coding sequence ATGAAAAGAGCAAAATTTAATATCCAAGGGTATTCAGCGTCTGCTGTCTGTTTTCTTCTCTTACATGAAGAAGCAGCAGCAGAAGCTGTTTATACTGACATTCCTGATACCGTTATCAATTATCACATGGAGCTATTTGATATTGATATGAACAATGACGGAATTTTGGATTTTTCTGTTTTAAAAAGATCATTCGACTTTTTAGCCACTACTTACTATTCTGGATATGTAACTTCTCATTTGAGTGTAATTAATGCCGGCCCAAAAATAGCAGGAAATTATATCGCAGGATTTACTGAAATATGGGGTGGTTCAGCAGCTGGTACTTTTACAATGTATTTTCCATATGCCTTAGCAGAAGGCGAAAATATTAATGATAGTTTAAGCTTTCAGGAATTTGGGTTAGAAGTTGTGGCTTTTCGATATACAACAGATAAAGGGGCATATTCTCACGAAGGTGGTGAATGGTATCCAGAAGTTCTAGATCATTATTTAGGTGTTTATTTCAAAGATATCGAGGGGTGTTACCATTACGGTTGGATACGTTGCGATGTAAAAAACAGTGGCAAAGAAATAACTGTTAAAGATTTTGCGTATGAAGCAAAATGTGATGTCGGAATTGCTGCAGGCGATATGATTGGTGATACAACAACAGTTGGGATTAATGAAACAAATATATTACAAGCCACTGTTTACTCTTTTAATACTACGATTTATATAAATTTAAATGATGTAATCAATAAGGTTGAAGTTCATATTTATGATTTAAAAGGAAAAGAAGTTTATTCCGGTACACTGATTAATCAATTTACTGAAATAAAATTAAGAGAATCAAAAGGCATGTATGTTGTTGAGTTGATTTCTGATGAAAAACAACATAGAACTGACAAAGTTAATTTGCAATAA